One segment of Capnocytophaga sp. oral taxon 878 DNA contains the following:
- a CDS encoding DNA topoisomerase IV subunit B, with protein sequence MEDIKYDEDSIRSLDWQEHIRTRPGMYIGKLGDGSSADDGIYILLKEVIDNCIDEFVMGAGKTIDVKINDNRVEVRDYGRGIPLGKVVDVVSKMNTGGKYDSRAFKKSIGLNGVGTKAVNALSIYFKVESVRDNQSKWAVFERGLLQEESPIEESSKRRGTGVTFIPDDTIFKNFKYRNEYVVRMLKNYVYLNPGLTINYNGEKYYSENGLKDLLTENNNEEDFLYPIIHLKGEDIEVAISHSKTQYSEEYYSFVNGQNTTQGGTHLNAFKEAYVKTIREYYKKNYDASDVRKSIIAGLSIKVMEPVFESQTKTKLGSTEMGEGMPTVRTYINDFISKHLDDYLHKNTEIAEAIERKILQAQREREDLAGIRKLAKERAKKANLHNRKLRDCRIHLTDTKNERNLETTLFITEGDSASGSITTSRDANTQAVFSLRGKPLNTYGMSKKIVYENEEFNLLQAALNIEESMDDLRYNNIVVATDADVDGMHIRLLLITFFLQFFPEIIKEGHLYILQTPLFRVRNKQQKIYCYSEEEKQAAIEKLKGKAEITRFKGLGEISPNEFKEFIGENMRLDPVMLDKTIHIEQLLEFYMGKNTPDRQDFIINNLKVEIDNFES encoded by the coding sequence ATGGAAGATATAAAATATGATGAAGATAGTATTCGCTCATTAGATTGGCAGGAACACATTCGTACCCGCCCTGGTATGTATATAGGAAAACTGGGTGATGGTAGTAGTGCTGATGATGGTATTTACATACTCCTGAAAGAAGTTATAGACAACTGTATAGATGAGTTTGTAATGGGAGCTGGTAAGACTATTGATGTAAAAATTAACGATAATAGAGTAGAAGTACGAGATTATGGGCGTGGTATCCCACTGGGTAAAGTAGTAGATGTTGTATCTAAAATGAATACTGGCGGTAAGTATGACTCACGAGCTTTTAAGAAATCAATTGGACTAAATGGTGTGGGTACTAAGGCTGTGAATGCACTATCTATTTATTTCAAGGTAGAATCGGTACGTGATAACCAAAGTAAATGGGCTGTATTTGAACGTGGGCTACTACAAGAAGAAAGTCCTATAGAAGAAAGTAGCAAAAGAAGAGGTACGGGAGTAACATTTATTCCGGATGATACTATTTTTAAAAACTTTAAATATAGGAACGAGTATGTAGTGCGAATGCTTAAAAACTATGTATACCTAAACCCAGGACTTACTATTAATTATAATGGGGAGAAGTACTATTCGGAAAACGGACTAAAAGACTTACTTACTGAGAACAATAATGAGGAAGATTTTCTGTACCCAATTATTCACCTAAAAGGTGAGGATATAGAAGTTGCTATTTCGCACAGTAAAACTCAATACAGTGAAGAGTATTACTCATTTGTGAATGGACAAAACACCACCCAAGGAGGTACTCACCTGAATGCTTTTAAAGAAGCCTATGTGAAAACTATTAGGGAGTATTACAAGAAGAATTACGATGCATCGGATGTGCGGAAATCTATTATTGCGGGGCTATCCATTAAGGTGATGGAGCCTGTATTTGAGAGCCAAACGAAAACCAAATTAGGTTCTACCGAAATGGGAGAAGGGATGCCTACAGTGCGGACTTACATCAATGATTTTATCAGCAAGCATTTAGATGACTATTTGCATAAAAACACTGAAATAGCTGAAGCTATAGAGCGCAAGATACTACAAGCCCAACGTGAGCGTGAAGACTTGGCAGGAATACGCAAATTGGCCAAAGAACGTGCGAAGAAGGCAAACTTACATAATCGTAAATTACGTGACTGCCGCATTCACCTTACTGATACTAAAAATGAGCGCAATTTGGAGACTACGCTATTTATTACTGAGGGTGATTCGGCTTCGGGGTCTATTACTACTTCACGTGATGCTAATACACAAGCTGTTTTTTCACTGCGTGGTAAGCCTCTGAACACCTATGGAATGAGTAAGAAAATAGTGTATGAGAATGAGGAGTTTAACTTATTACAAGCTGCCCTAAACATAGAAGAATCAATGGATGACTTGCGCTATAACAATATAGTTGTAGCTACTGATGCCGATGTAGATGGGATGCATATTAGGTTACTACTTATCACGTTTTTCTTACAGTTTTTCCCTGAAATTATTAAAGAAGGACATTTGTATATACTACAAACTCCATTATTTAGAGTGCGCAATAAACAGCAGAAAATATACTGTTATAGCGAGGAAGAAAAGCAAGCTGCTATTGAAAAACTAAAGGGGAAAGCTGAGATTACTCGGTTTAAAGGTTTGGGAGAGATATCGCCTAATGAGTTTAAGGAATTTATAGGTGAAAATATGCGTTTAGACCCTGTAATGCTAGATAAAACGATACATATTGAACAGCTTTTGGAGTTCTATATGGGAAAAAACACTCCTGATAGACAAGATTTTATCATTAATAACTTGAAAGTTGAGATTGATAATTTTGAATCGTAA
- a CDS encoding endonuclease/exonuclease/phosphatase family protein, giving the protein MYKIATWNVERPKKGTQKTALAIAKIEELNADILVLTENANSISLTELYPFSVHSLAYERTPEEHWVSIFSKWKISEQIQTFDNYRTACAIIKAPFGDIAVFGTIIPYHQAGVSGGRYGNLGYKLWEYHEMDLHQQAKDWKRIVEETQIPLWVIGDFNQSRNNLKGYGTEKVRQLLTYYLKQLDLTCVTEGDLSPFLHPDPIKNKIRNNIDHICISNSFIERMKQQQIGAWDHFDKEGKYMSDHNGVFISFNV; this is encoded by the coding sequence ATGTACAAAATTGCTACTTGGAATGTAGAACGTCCTAAAAAAGGAACCCAAAAAACAGCTCTTGCCATAGCAAAAATTGAAGAACTTAACGCTGATATTTTAGTACTTACTGAAAATGCTAATAGCATATCATTAACTGAATTATATCCTTTTTCTGTACATTCATTAGCTTATGAAAGAACTCCTGAAGAACATTGGGTTTCTATCTTCTCTAAATGGAAAATAAGTGAGCAAATACAAACTTTTGATAACTACCGAACAGCTTGTGCTATAATAAAAGCTCCTTTTGGAGATATTGCTGTTTTTGGAACTATCATTCCTTATCATCAAGCAGGTGTATCAGGAGGGAGGTATGGAAATTTAGGATATAAGCTGTGGGAATATCACGAAATGGACTTACACCAGCAGGCTAAGGATTGGAAACGCATTGTAGAAGAAACTCAAATACCTTTATGGGTAATAGGTGATTTTAACCAAAGTAGAAATAACCTTAAAGGATATGGTACTGAAAAAGTAAGGCAACTTCTGACTTACTATCTGAAACAACTAGATTTAACTTGTGTAACTGAAGGCGACCTCTCCCCTTTTCTACATCCTGATCCTATTAAAAACAAGATAAGGAACAATATTGACCATATTTGTATTTCTAATTCTTTTATTGAAAGAATGAAACAGCAGCAGATAGGTGCTTGGGATCATTTTGACAAAGAAGGAAAATATATGTCGGACCACAATGGTGTTTTCATCAGTTTTAATGTATAA